Proteins encoded together in one Impatiens glandulifera chromosome 1, dImpGla2.1, whole genome shotgun sequence window:
- the LOC124920812 gene encoding uncharacterized protein DDB_G0290685-like, translating to MRSDNYGGKFENLQHGGEHGDELQFPWGNVSFSSTLKGIDKDMKHLWEVSTALLKCNVFTKIDESKEEKRKYHGEDFEDMGDYIYDELFNWMNRLLELKKKEDDDELNELEKNKEDVDGLENKDDVGLNDMENKEDVDGLKKKDVVDGLNGLENKEDHDGLEKKNVVDELNELENNDDDELENNDDDELENKEDVDGFENKEDDDELKRKKLLELKWLEVFEEE from the exons ATGAG ATCTGATAATTATGGGGGGaaatttgaaaatcttcaaCATGGTGGAGAACATGGAGATGAGCttcaatttccatggggaaatgTGTCATTCAGTTCAACCCTAAAAGGTATTGACAAAGACATGAAACATCTCTGGGAG GTATCCACTGCCCTCCTGAAGTGCAATGTGTTTACCAAGATTGATGAGTCTAAGGAGGAGAAGAGGAAGTACCATGGGgaagactttgaagatatgggagactacatttatgatgaattatTTAACTGGATG AATAGGCTTTtggagttgaagaagaaagaagatgatgatgagttgAATGAGTTAGAGAAGAACAAAGAAGATGTTGACGGATTGGAGAACAAAGATGATGTTGGGTTGAATGACATGGAGAACAAAGAAGATGTTGAtgggttgaagaagaaagatgtTGTTGATGGGTTGAATGGGTTGGAGAACAAAGAAGATCATGATGGGTTGGAGAAGAAAAATGTTGTTGATGAGTTGAATGAGTTGGAGaacaatgatgatgatgagttggagaacaatgatgatgatgagttggAGAACAAAGAAGATGTTGATGGATTTGAGAACAAAGAAGATGACGATGAGTTGAAGCGGAAAAAGTTGCTTGAGTTGAAGTGGTTGGAGGTATTTGAGGAAGAATAG